In a genomic window of Halobiforma lacisalsi AJ5:
- a CDS encoding flippase codes for MADQARELSALLSSAAIVMVGGIMGSAAKLAERIVIGRLLSPDAYGEVSVGLALLTVSVTIALAGCTQGVSRFIPRYDSTSDKRGVWVSGLLVAIPLSVAFGTAMFLFAETLADRLFETGEAVTFVRLLAVSLPFVAGFRIAVAGIRGHENTVYRTVVRDVLDPGLRIGLIAALLLAGFGIAAAGVAYLLASVIALVVAHVLLGRLMPLVGDVRTHVPELVRFSAPLVVSTVVSILLTRTDTLMLGYFRSSYEVGMYDAAYPIAGGLLVVLSAFGFLYLPIASRLDAEGDREAVDDIYATTTKWVYVVTFPAFLLFVVFPEDVIGLFFGPEYADAATVLPVLAAGFFFSAAAGRDRETLSALGATSWIAVGNVAALALNVLINLIVIPRYGFLGAGFASVTSLISLHLVICTVLAVQYGITPFSPAANRTYLSLPAVLLPVAYVLAPAISISVLTIGPFLVVAGLTSLCVVAVAGGLEANDAVVVDVLEDTVGVSLPFVRRWLPNGESDEAISDASSPN; via the coding sequence ATGGCCGACCAGGCGCGCGAACTCTCCGCGTTGCTCTCGAGTGCGGCGATCGTGATGGTCGGCGGCATCATGGGCTCGGCCGCCAAGTTGGCCGAACGGATCGTCATCGGTCGCTTGCTCTCGCCGGATGCCTACGGCGAGGTCAGCGTCGGACTCGCGCTGTTGACCGTCTCCGTGACGATCGCACTGGCGGGCTGTACCCAGGGCGTTTCCCGGTTCATTCCGCGGTACGACTCGACGTCCGACAAGCGCGGCGTCTGGGTGAGCGGACTGCTCGTTGCGATTCCGCTGTCGGTCGCGTTCGGGACCGCAATGTTCCTCTTCGCGGAGACGCTCGCGGATCGACTGTTCGAAACCGGAGAGGCGGTGACGTTCGTCCGCCTGCTCGCGGTCTCGCTCCCGTTCGTCGCGGGCTTTCGGATCGCGGTCGCGGGGATTCGTGGCCACGAGAACACGGTCTATCGGACCGTCGTCCGCGACGTGCTCGATCCCGGCCTGCGGATCGGGCTGATCGCCGCACTGTTGCTGGCCGGCTTCGGAATCGCAGCCGCGGGCGTCGCCTATCTCCTCGCGTCCGTCATCGCGCTGGTCGTCGCCCACGTTCTGCTCGGACGGCTCATGCCGCTGGTCGGGGACGTGAGGACGCACGTGCCCGAACTCGTCCGGTTCTCCGCGCCGCTCGTGGTCTCGACCGTCGTGAGCATCCTCCTTACCCGGACGGACACCCTGATGCTCGGCTACTTCCGCAGTTCCTACGAGGTCGGCATGTACGACGCGGCCTACCCGATCGCGGGCGGGTTACTCGTCGTCCTCTCGGCCTTCGGGTTCCTCTATCTCCCGATCGCCTCGCGACTCGACGCGGAAGGCGACCGCGAGGCCGTCGACGACATCTACGCGACGACGACGAAATGGGTTTACGTCGTTACCTTCCCGGCGTTCCTGCTGTTCGTCGTGTTTCCGGAGGACGTCATCGGGTTGTTCTTCGGGCCCGAATACGCGGACGCGGCGACCGTCCTGCCCGTTCTCGCGGCTGGCTTCTTCTTCAGCGCCGCTGCCGGACGCGACCGGGAGACGCTGTCGGCACTCGGCGCGACCTCCTGGATCGCCGTCGGCAACGTCGCCGCACTGGCGCTTAACGTCTTGATCAACCTGATCGTCATCCCGCGCTACGGATTCCTCGGCGCTGGGTTCGCCTCGGTCACATCGCTGATCTCGCTGCATCTCGTGATCTGTACGGTCCTTGCGGTCCAGTACGGGATTACGCCGTTTTCACCCGCCGCGAACCGGACGTATCTCTCGCTTCCCGCGGTCTTGCTCCCGGTCGCGTACGTGCTGGCACCGGCGATCTCGATCTCCGTGCTGACGATCGGTCCGTTCCTGGTCGTCGCCGGCCTCACGTCGTTGTGCGTCGTCGCCGTCGCCGGCGGCCTCGAGGCCAACGACGCGGTCGTCGTCGACGTCCTCGAGGACACGGTCGGCGTCTCGCTTCCGTTCGTCCGACGGTGGCTCCCCAACGGGGAGAGCGACGAGGCGATCTCCGACGCGAGTTCCCCGAACTAG
- a CDS encoding DUF2080 family transposase-associated protein produces MSNRFEIDGEEVLDGEVKPFGNSAHVTVPKRWRGADVKVVRTSEPTEQDEE; encoded by the coding sequence ATGTCGAATCGCTTTGAAATCGACGGCGAGGAAGTTCTGGACGGTGAGGTCAAGCCGTTCGGGAACAGCGCCCACGTCACCGTCCCGAAACGCTGGCGTGGCGCAGACGTGAAAGTCGTCCGCACCTCAGAACCGACCGAACAAGACGAAGAATGA